The nucleotide sequence AGAAAATCTACAATATGCGGCGCAACATTGCCAAGGTAAAGCCCGCTGCCGCTATTGAAAAAGGGGTGTTTAGCGATTTTGAGGGAATGAGTATCAAGGTAGATGAAAAATACGGTGAACAAGACCGTTTTCTGAAGAACGTAATTATCCACGAAAAATCGGCCTCCAATGTAAACGTAACGGTCATCAAGGCCAAAACGGGCGAACTTATCAGTAGCCAAGATTCCGAACTTATTCAATTGGTTCTACGTGACGGTCACGATTACCGGGACATGGATAAAACCAAAAGCACCGAAAAAAGAAAATACCCCTTTACCAAGACCAATTTCGAAGTCTATCGAATGAATATCGAAATTCCAGAAATGGAGCAAGACCTTGAAGAGGAAAGTGTATCGAATCGTGAAAAGATGAAAAACGTTTCACGATTGCTAAAGGATATGGATTCATTGGAGACCGATAACCGAAGGATCGTTCAGGCCTTTTCGAAAAACATTGTCTACCGAATGGGAGCCTTTATTCCCCTTAGCCCGGCAGATACCATAGCTAGACAAAAAGAAAAACTGCCGAAACCAAAGGAAGCTGCAATCGACACTATCCAAAAGAAAGCGACCCCCGACATAACGACGGAAGCAAAAGTAGACAGTTTAGAAACCACTACGGAAACGGCAGAAAAAGAGCAGCCTCCCGTAAACATCATCGATTTCTTTAAAGATTGGCAAAAGATCCAAGTGATGAATTCGGCGAAGAATTCGGTATCGAATATCATGACTTCTATCGAAGGTAAAAAACAGGAACTCGACAAACGATATGAAATACATAGGCGACATGTTTTTTCCTTACACGATAAGTACGCCTTGGCCCTTTCGTGTATTATCTTATTTTTTGTAGGTGCCCCATTGGGTGCCATTATACGAAAAGGGGGTATTGGCCTACCAATGGTAGTAGCCATCTTACTGTTCTTAGTCTATTACTTTTTAGGTGTATTTGCCGAAAACTATAGTTATAAAGGAAACATTCACCCCATTATAGGAGC is from Zobellia galactanivorans and encodes:
- a CDS encoding LptF/LptG family permease, encoding MFIFIFQTIWLFIDDFAGKGLDIAIIGKFFFYMMPSLTEKVLPLTVLLASILTFGTLAENYEFAAMKASGISLQRSMLSLIIFMAILGGVTFYFANSVIPASEQKIYNMRRNIAKVKPAAAIEKGVFSDFEGMSIKVDEKYGEQDRFLKNVIIHEKSASNVNVTVIKAKTGELISSQDSELIQLVLRDGHDYRDMDKTKSTEKRKYPFTKTNFEVYRMNIEIPEMEQDLEEESVSNREKMKNVSRLLKDMDSLETDNRRIVQAFSKNIVYRMGAFIPLSPADTIARQKEKLPKPKEAAIDTIQKKATPDITTEAKVDSLETTTETAEKEQPPVNIIDFFKDWQKIQVMNSAKNSVSNIMTSIEGKKQELDKRYEIHRRHVFSLHDKYALALSCIILFFVGAPLGAIIRKGGIGLPMVVAILLFLVYYFLGVFAENYSYKGNIHPIIGAWLPSMIMLPLGVYLTQRATADRGMMNLGNAFDRIKRLFSKKDQSEEEE